In Calonectris borealis chromosome Z, bCalBor7.hap1.2, whole genome shotgun sequence, a single genomic region encodes these proteins:
- the POFUT3 gene encoding GDP-fucose protein O-fucosyltransferase 3 → MIRMKRKKLWASCFCFAAAFFLVVTLQVITELGNSENKVAVISSLHSGPLKPVERHAFQFKKQELHSSLKTESDVNHYPILLWWSPLTGETGRLGQCGEDVCFFTINKTYQHNQMTRAFLFYGTDFSIDSLPLPRKDYHDWALFHEESPKNNYKLFHEPTITLFNHTATFSRHSHLPLTTQYLEDVEVLKSLRYMIPLQMKNSLRKRLAPLVYVQSDCNPPSDRDSYVRELMCHIEVDSYGECLHNRDLPQHLRNPTAMDDGNFYEILAQYKFILAFENAICEDYITEKLWRPLKLGVVPVYFGSPSIVDWLPSNKSAILVSSFSHPRELAHYIKKLDTNDQEYESYLQWKLKGDISNSKLLTAMKERKWGVQDITRDNYLDTFECMVCNRVWENIRRKEKGWLPQRWKAQVNHLSCPKPEAFWFSSSNPGWTSLQEMWIPSFEQSKKEAWALRQLVERNRNFTAQEFWMLVFKE, encoded by the exons GTTATCACTGAACTGGGCAATTCAGAGAATAAGGTGGCAGTAATCTCCAGTTTACACAGTGGCCCGTTAAAGCCTGTGGAGAGACACGCTTTTCAGTTTAAGAAGCAGGAACTTCACAGCAGTTTGAAGACAGAGTCTGATGTAAATCACTACCCCATCCTGCTCTGGTGGTCTCCCCTGACTGGAGAGACAGGGAGATTGGGTCAGTGCGGAGAGGATGTTTGCTTCTTTACTATCAATAAGACCTACCAGCACAATCAGATGACGAGAGCGTTTCTGTTCTATG GTACTGACTTCAGTATAGACAGCCTACCCCTCCCTCGTAAAGACTATCATGATTGGGCCCTTTTCCATGAAGAGTCGCCGAAAAATAACTACAAACTCTTTCACGAACCAACCATCACCTTATTCAACCACACTGCAACCTTTAGCCGCCATTCTCACCTACCACTGACCACTCAGTACCTTGAGGATGTAGAAGTCCTGAAGTCGTTGAGGTACATGATCCCACTGCAGATGAAGAACAGCCTGAGGAAGAGGCTTGCACCACTTGTGTACGTGCAGTCTGACTGCAACCCTCCTTCTGATCGGGACAGCTATGTGCGTGAGCTGATGTGCCACATTGAAGTAGACTCTTATGGGGAATGTCTGCATAACAGAGACCTTCCTCAGCATCTCAGAAATCCAACTGCCATGGATGACGGGAACTTCTATGAAATACTGGCACAGTACAAGTTCATTCTTGCTTTTGAGAATGCAATCTGTGAAGATTACATCACTGAAAAACTCTGGCGGCCGCTGAAGTTGGGAGTGGTACCAGTGTACTTCGGGTCTCCTAGCATTGTAGACTGGCTTCCTAGTAACAAGAGTGCAATCTTGGTATCCAGTTTTTCACACCCTCGGGAGCTGGCCCATTATATCAAAAAACTGGATACAAACGATCAAGAATATGAGTCCTACCTACAATGGAAACTGAAAGGGGATATTTCCAACTCAAAGCTGCTTACAGCGATGAAGGAACGCAAGTGGGGAGTGCAAGATATCACCCGGGATAATTACCTTGACACCTTTGAGTGCATGGTGTGTAACAGggtgtgggaaaacatcagaaggaaagaaaag GGATGGCTGCCCCAGAGGTGGAAGGCTCAGGTTAACCATTTGAGCTGCCCCAAACCAGAGGCGTTCTGGTTCTCGTCTTCAAACCCTGGCTGGACTTCTCTTCAAGAGATGTGGATACCAAGCTTTGAGCAATCCAAGAAAGAAGCCTGGGCGCTGAGGCAACTGGTGGAAAGGAACAGGAATTTTACAGCTCAAGAATTTTGGATGCTTGTATTCAAAGAATAA